Proteins from one Canis lupus familiaris isolate Mischka breed German Shepherd chromosome 26, alternate assembly UU_Cfam_GSD_1.0, whole genome shotgun sequence genomic window:
- the C26H22orf15 gene encoding uncharacterized protein C22orf15 homolog isoform X1, translating to MFIKVMFGAGCWELVNTWCSLVTLTTHLRQRGQVPPDATIALLAEDGHLVSLDERLEGASQAPSMGSPRLQERGTYVLVKIIKGEGGTPTRYESLLENLDDQYPELAEELHCLSGLHPTSDGRRRRTSTRRGHQEQGPLSRSRRMGSLPSRTR from the exons ATGTTTATCAAAGTGATGTTTGGAG CTGGCTGCTGGGAGCTGGTGAACACCTGGTGCAGCCTGGTGACCCTCACAACCCACTTGAGGCAGAGAGGGCAGGTGCCTCCAGATG CAACCATTGCCCTCCTGGCTGAGGATGGGCATCTGGTAAGCCTGGATGAGAGACTGGAGGGGGCTTCCCAGGCCCCTTCCATGGGCAGCCCCCGGCTGCAGGAGCGTGGGACCTATGTCCTTGTGAAGATCATCA AGGGGGAAGGTGGGACCCCCACCCGCTATGAGTCCCTACTGGAGAACCTGGATGACCAGTATCCAGAGCTAGCAG AGGAGCTTCACTGCCTGTCAGGCCTACACCCCACGAGTGATGGTCGGAGGAGGCGCACAAGCACACGGCGTGGCCATCAGGAGCAAGGCCCCCTTTCAAGATCACGCAGGATGGGCTCCCTGCCATCCAGGACACGCTAG
- the CHCHD10 gene encoding coiled-coil-helix-coiled-coil-helix domain-containing protein 10, mitochondrial, whose protein sequence is MPRGSRSAAARPASRAAAPSAAPPAPPPPSAAAAAAAPSGQPGLMAQMASTAAGVAVGSAVGHVVGSALTGAFSGGSSEPAQPAAQQAPTRTGPQPLQMGPCAYEIRQFLDCSTTQSDLSLCEGFSEALKQCKYNHGLSSLP, encoded by the exons ATGCCCCGGGGGAGCCGCAGCGCGGCCGCCCGGCCTGCCAG CCGCGCCGCCGCGCCCTCTgcggccccgcccgcgcccccgccgccctcggccgccgccgccgccgccgccccgtcGGGCCAGCCCGGCCTGATGGCGCAGATGGCGTCCACGGCCGCGGGGGTGGCGGTGGGCTCGGCCGTGGGGCACGTCGTGGGCAGCGCCCTGACCGGAGCCTTCAGCGGGGGCAGCTCGGAGCCCGCCCAGCCCGCCGCTCAGCAG GCCCCCACCCGCActgggccccagcccctgcagaTGGGGCCCTGCGCCTACGAGATCAGGCAGTTCCTGGACTGCTCCACCACTCAGAGTGACCTGTCCCTGTGTGAGGGCTTCAGCGAGGCCCTGAAGCAGTGCAAGTACAACCACG GTCTGAGCTCCCTGCCCTGA
- the C26H22orf15 gene encoding uncharacterized protein C22orf15 homolog isoform X2, with the protein MFIKVMFGATIALLAEDGHLVSLDERLEGASQAPSMGSPRLQERGTYVLVKIIKGEGGTPTRYESLLENLDDQYPELAEELHCLSGLHPTSDGRRRRTSTRRGHQEQGPLSRSRRMGSLPSRTR; encoded by the exons ATGTTTATCAAAGTGATGTTTGGAG CAACCATTGCCCTCCTGGCTGAGGATGGGCATCTGGTAAGCCTGGATGAGAGACTGGAGGGGGCTTCCCAGGCCCCTTCCATGGGCAGCCCCCGGCTGCAGGAGCGTGGGACCTATGTCCTTGTGAAGATCATCA AGGGGGAAGGTGGGACCCCCACCCGCTATGAGTCCCTACTGGAGAACCTGGATGACCAGTATCCAGAGCTAGCAG AGGAGCTTCACTGCCTGTCAGGCCTACACCCCACGAGTGATGGTCGGAGGAGGCGCACAAGCACACGGCGTGGCCATCAGGAGCAAGGCCCCCTTTCAAGATCACGCAGGATGGGCTCCCTGCCATCCAGGACACGCTAG
- the ZNF70 gene encoding zinc finger protein 70 produces MEVPPAAKFGETFVFEDGLEMQQELFPEEDLGDPFLQERGLEQMAVIYKEIPLGEQGVEHDEYEGNFSLCSSPVQHQSTPLVNRPQDDEIFSQTFFQKSDLSMCQIIHSGEEPSKHNTCEKASRAHSGPKEPHRTAPPAKPYACRECGKAFSQSSHLLRHLVIHTGEKPYECCECGKAFSQSSHLLRHQIIHTGEKPYECRECGKAFRQSSALTQHQKTHTGKRPYECRECGKDFSRSSSLRKHERIHTGEKPYQCKECGKSFNQSSGLSQHRKIHTLKKPHECDLCGKAFCHRSHLIRHQRIHTGKKPYKCEECGKAFSQSSNLIEHRKTHTGEKPYKCHKCGKAFSQSSSLIEHQRIHTGEKPYECGQCGKAFCHSSALIQHQRIHTGKKPYACNECGKAFRHRSALIEHYKTHTREKPYECNRCGKSFRGSSHLIRHQKIHAGEKL; encoded by the coding sequence ATGGAGGTTCCTCCAGCAGCTAAGTTTGGTGAGACCTTTGTATTTGAGGATGGGTTAGAGATGCAGCAAGAACTTTTCCCGGAGGAGGACCTGGGAGACCCTTTTCTTCAGGAAAGAGGTTTAGAGCAAATGGCTGTTATTTATAAGGAGATCCCTCTTGGGGAGCAAGGTGTGGAACATGATGAGTATGAGGGCAATTTCAGTCTGTGCTCAAGCCCTGTTCAGCATCAAAGTACCCCCCTGGTAAACAGACCCCAGGATGATGAGATCTTCAGCCAAACCTTCTTCCAGAAATCAGACCTTAGTATGTGCCAGATAATTCACAGTGGAGAAGAACCCAGTAAACACAATACTTGTGAGAAGGCGAGCAGGGCGCACTCAGGACCTAAAGAACCTCACAGAACTGCACCACCAGCAAAACCCTACGCGTGTCGGGAATGTGGGAAGGCTTTCAGCCAGAGTTCACACCTTCTCAGGCACCTGGTAATTCACACTGGGGAGAAGCCCTATGAGTGCTGTgagtgtgggaaggccttcagcCAGAGCTCACACCTCCTCAGACATCAGATAatccacactggggagaagcccTACGAATGCCGGGAATGCGGAAAAGCCTTTCGCCAGAGTTCAGCCCTCACACAACACCAGAAAACCCACACTGGGAAGAGACCATATGAGTGTCGGGAATGTGGGAAAGATTTCAGCCGGAGCTCAAGTCTCAGAAAACACGAGAGAATTCATACAGGAGAGAAGCCTTATCagtgtaaggaatgtgggaaatccTTCAATCAGAGTTCTGGCCTGAGCCAGCATCGGAAAATCCACACCCTGAAGAAACCTCACGAATGTGATCTCTGTGGGAAAGCCTTTTGTCACAGGTCCCACCTCATTCGGCACCAGAGGATTCACACTGGGAAGAAACCGTACAAATGTGAAgagtgtgggaaggccttcagtCAGAGCTCCAACCTCATTGAACATCGTAAGACCCACACTGGTGAGAAACCCTACAAATGCCACAAGTGCGGGAAAGCCTTCAGCCAGAGCTCGTCCCTCATTGAACACCAGCGCatccacactggggagaagcccTATGAGTGTGGCCAGTGCGGGAAGGCTTTTTGCCACAGCTCTGCTCTGATTCAGCACCAGAGGATCCACACTGGGAAGAAACCCTATGCATGCAACGAGTGTGGCAAAGCCTTCCGGCACAGGTCGGCCCTTATTGAGCACTATAAAACCCACACCAGAGAGAAGCCGTATGAGTGTAACAGATGTGGCAAGTCCTTCAGGGGAAGCTCACACCTTATTCGGCATCAGAAAATCCATGCCGGGGAGAAGCTCTAG
- the VPREB3 gene encoding pre-B lymphocyte protein 3 has translation MACWHLALLLTGALLSVFQPGLAQPDALLFFPGQVAQLSCMLSPHHATIGEYGVSWYQQRAGSAPRYLLYYRSEKDYHRSPDIPDRFSAATDAAHNACILTISPVQPEDDADYYCSVGYTS, from the exons aTGGCCTGCTGGCATCTGGCCCTCCTTCTGACTGGGGCCCTCCTGTCAG tctttcaGCCAGGCTTGGCCCAGCCAGATGCACTGCTGTTCTTCCCAGGCCAAGTGGCCCAACTCTCCTGCATGCTCAGCCCTCACCATGCCACCATCGGGGAGTACGGTGTGTCTTGGTATCAGCAACGGGCAGGCAGTGCCCCCCGCTACCTCCTCTACTACCGCTCAGAGAAGGACTACCATCGGTCCCCTGACATCCCTGACCGCTTCTCGGCAGCCACAGATGCTGCCCACAATGCCTGCATCCTGACCATCAGCCCTGTGCAGCCTGAGGACGACGCAGATTATTACTGTTCTGTGGGCTACACATCCTAA